The following proteins are encoded in a genomic region of Ostrea edulis chromosome 7, xbOstEdul1.1, whole genome shotgun sequence:
- the LOC125656272 gene encoding coadhesin-like, with translation MIKGSNAVLFSTPNAYSYHSISRYGITCAGKDYVTFRVRACNDAHVALMTYDRDSGPLYEIVIGGWGNGKCCMRKGKQGHCYRQYSGRVLSCSGYNYFWVGWGGSRIRLGKGTTYGSSTLLDFSDSSIKVNYIAVSTGWGSTGSWEFSNPPVHGGWSNWSGYGSCTRSCGSGTRSRSRSCTNPRPSNGGNNCAGSSTSSQSCNTHSCAIHGGWSSWSGYGSCTRSCGSGTRSRSRSCTNPAPAHGGNTCSGSSTSSQSCNSHHCPVHGGWSAWSGYGSCSKTCGTGKQSRSRSCTNPAPAYNGNSCSGSSSSSRYCNTHNCPIDGGWSAWSSYGTCSKTCGSGTQSRSRTCTNPTPQYLGKSCSGSTSSSRNCNTHNCPIDGNWAAWASYGACTVTCGGGIQTRTRSCSNPAPMYLGKACAGMSSSSQTCNTHNCPIDGQWASWGSWGSCSVTCGGGSQSRKRTCTNPAPQYNGKSCPNSDTSTQSCNTQPCPIDGRFSSWGSWGSCTVTCGGGTQERQRTCTNPAPQHGGGLCSGPTTSNQNCNTQVCIIDGAWSSWSGYGSCSVSCGGGKQSRSRFCTNPKPVNGGKNCPGSASELTDCNSHDCPTVAAGTYQQLCPSGWFTCQSGGLTCIDKTFQCDCAKDCDDGSDEDVTYAGCQTTQMMECENAGGHSRFSCLVVVFALLISMLVQLSM, from the exons atgataaaag GTAGTAATGCAGTCTTGTTTAGCACACCAAATGCGTACAGCTACCACAGCATCAGTAGATACGGCATTACCTGCGCCGGGAAAGATTACGTCACTTTCCGAGTGCGAGCCTGTAACGACGCTCACGTGGCTTTGATGACGTATGATCGTGACAGTGGTCCGCTGTATGAGATTGTCATCGGTGGATGGGGGAATGGAAAATGTTGCATGCGGAAGGGCAAACAGGGACACTGTTACAGGCAATACTCAGGCCGAGTACTCAGCTGCAGCGGCTACAATTACTTCTGGGTTGGATGGGGCGGATCAAGGATCAGGCTAGGAAAAGGCACAACCTATGGATCCAGCACCCTTCTGGACTTTTCTGACTCCTCTATTAAGGTCAACTATATCGCCGTGAGCACGGGTTGGGGTTCCACTGGTTCCTGGGAGTTTTCAAATCCTCCAG TTCATGGTGGGTGGTCGAATTGGTCGGGGTATGGATCCTGTACGAGATCTTGTGGATCAGGAACTAGGTCTAGAAGCCGCAGCTGTACTAATCCCAGACCCTCAAACGGTGGAAACAATTGTGCCGGATCATCGACATCGTCACAAAGCTGCAACACACACAGCTGCGCAA TCCATGGCGGGTGGTCGTCTTGGTCCGGATATGGATCATGCACTCGATCATGTGGTTCCGGTACGCGGTCTCGAAGTCGAAGTTGCACAAATCCCGCCCCCGCCCACGGCGGAAACACGTGTTCCGGATCATCTACTTCCTCTCAGAGCTGTAACAGTCACCACTGTCCGG TTCACGGCGGGTGGTCCGCTTGGTCAGGTTACGGAAGCTGTTCCAAGACCTGTGGAACCGGAAAACAGTCACGAAGTCGTTCTTGTACAAACCCAGCTCCTGCTTACAATGGAAACTCGTGTTCTGGATCTTCCAGCAGTTCTCGTTACTGCAACACACACAACTGTCCAA TTGATGGCGGATGGTCAGCGTGGTCAAGCTATGGTACCTGTTCTAAGACGTGTGGAAGTGGGACACAGTCCAGAAGTCGCACCTGTACAAATCCTACCCCTCAGTACCTAGGGAAATCCTGCTCAGGGTCAACCTCCAGTTCCAGAAACTGCAACACGCACAATTGTCCAA TCGATGGGAACTGGGCAGCCTGGGCGTCTTATGGTGCATGCACGGTCACGTGTGGAGGTGGTATTCAGACCAGGACTCGCTCCTGCTCAAACCCAGCCCCCATGTACCTGGGTAAAGCGTGTGCAGGGATGTCTTCTTCATCTCAGACTTGTAACACCCACAACTGTCCAA TTGATGGTCAATGGGCAAGTTGGGGAAGTTGGGGTTCCTGTTCTGTGACGTGCGGCGGAGGTTCCCAGTCTCGAAAGCGCACGTGCACAAACCCTGCTCCTCAATATAATGGGAAAAGTTGTCCAAACTCCGACACGTCGACCCAGTCCTGTAATACACAGCCGTGTCCAA TTGATGGACGCTTCAGCAGTTGGGGTAGTTGGGGAAGTTGTACAGTGACGTGTGGAGGCGGGACACAGGAGAGACAGCGCACCTGTACCAATCCCGCTCCCCAGCACGGTGGCGGCCTCTGCAGTGGACCCACCACTAGCAACCAGAATTGTAACACACAAGTGTGCATAA TTGATGGCGCTTGGAGTTCCTGGTCTGGTTATGGGTCATGTTCTGTGTCGTGTGGAGGAGGCAAGCaatcccgatcccgattttgTACGAATCCCAAACCCGTTAATGGAGGAAAGAACTGTCCCGGAAGTGCCAGTGAGTTGACAGACTGTAATTCCCACGACTGTCCTACGGTAGCTGCGGGGACATATCAACAA CTTTGCCCATCGGGGTGGTTCACATGCCAGTCGGGAGGACTCACGTGCATAGACAAAACTTTCCAATGCGATTGCGCAAAGGATTGTGACGACGGAAGTGACGAGGACGTAACATATGCAGGTTGCCAGACAACACAAATGATGGAATGTGAGAACGCTGGAG GGCATTCCCGTTTCTCCTGTCTCGTTGTAGTCTTTGCCTTGTTGATTTCCATGCTGGTGCAGTTGTCAATGTGA